A stretch of Gossypium hirsutum isolate 1008001.06 chromosome A06, Gossypium_hirsutum_v2.1, whole genome shotgun sequence DNA encodes these proteins:
- the LOC121230280 gene encoding sterol carrier protein 2 has product MLVKSLPRRLVLFTNSILPPKKLGVDEVTYIIDLKKGDVIKGEYEGGKPDVIFSFKDDDFLEIATGKMNPQVAFMRELEFSSEIHS; this is encoded by the exons ATGCTGGTAAAGAGCTTACCAAGAAGATTGGTCTTGTTTACCAACTCAATATTGCCCCCCAAG AAATTGGGGGTTGATGAGGTTACTTACATTATTGATCTCAAGAAAGGAGATGTTATCAAAG GTGAATATGAAGGGGGAAAGCCTGatgttatattttcattcaaGGATGATGATTTTCTTGAGATTGCCACTGGGAAGATGAATCCCCAGGTTGCTTTTATGAG GGAGCTTGAGTTTAGCTCAGAAATTCACTCCTGA